In a genomic window of Sarcophilus harrisii chromosome 4, mSarHar1.11, whole genome shotgun sequence:
- the NUP43 gene encoding nucleoporin Nup43 yields the protein MEEIFAKFVSQKISKTRWRPVPPGSLQPAETFVTGSWDNEENSVSLWCIGDFGNLSSDGGFEGDHQLLCDIKHHGDVMDLQFLDQERIVAASSTGCVTIFLHHPNNQTLSVSQEWVGAHYHIGPGSPSYRSAPCTGIVCNSPEIVTVGEDGRINLFRVDYKEAVRTIDNADSSTLHAVTFLRTPEILTVNSIGQLKIWDFRQQGNEPSQILSLTGDRVPLHCVDRHPNQQHVVATGGQDGMLSIWDVRQGSMPVSLLKAHEAEMWEVHFHPSNPDHLFTCSEDGSLWHWDASTEVPEKSSLFHQGGRNSTLLAHPSSNQLNVNQSLISSWLSTDPAKDRIEITSLLPNRTLSVNSLDVLGSCLLCGTDAEAIYVTRQLFS from the exons ATGGAAGAGATCTTTGCCAAATTTGTGTCTCAGAAGATCAGTAAAACCCGCTGGCGTCCGGTGCCCCCCGGGAGTCTGCAGCCGGCCGAGACCTTCGTCACTGGCTCTTGGGACAATGAG GAAAACAGTGTTTCACTCTGGTGTATTGGAGATTTTGGTAATTTGAGTTCTGATGGAGGATTTGAAGGCGATCATCAGCTATTGTGTGACATCAAACATCATGGTGATGTAATGGATTTGCAG TTTTTGGACCAGGAAAGAATTGTAGCTGCTTCATCAACAGGATGTGTAACAATTTTTCTTCACCATCCAAATAATcag ACTCTTTCAGTCAGCCAAGAATGGGTAGGAGCCCACTACCACATTGGCCCAGGTAGTCCTTCCTATAGGAGTGCACCGTGTACTGGTATTGTATGCAACAGTCCAGAGATTGTTACTGTTGGAGAAGATGGTAGAATCAATCTCTTCAGAGTTGATTACAAGGAAGCTGTGCGGACTATAG ataatGCAGACAGCAGTACACTCCATGCAGTGACTTTCCTTAGAACTCCTGAAATTCTTACAGTAAATTCAATTGGACAGTTAAAGATATGGGATTTCAGACAACAAGGAAATGAACCTTCTCAGATACTGTCACT CACTGGAGACAGAGTTCCACTCCACTGTGTTGATAGACATCCCAACCAACAACATGTTGTAGCCACAGGTGGTCAGGATGGAATGTTGAGCATTTGGGATGTTAGACAAGGTAGCATGCCAGTATCTCTGCTGAAGGCTCATGAAGCTGAAA TGTGGGAAGTTCACTTCCACCCATCCAACCCAGATCATCTATTTACTTGCTCTGAAGATGGATCTCTTTGGCATTGGGATGCCTCCACTGAGGTTCCTGAAAAATCATCACTTTTTCACCAAG GTGGAAGAAATAGTACATTATTAGCTCATCCTTCAAGTAACCAGCTTAATGTTAACCAATCCCTTATAAGTTCTTGGCTCAGCACGGATCCTGCAAAAGATCGTATCGAGATCACTAGCTTATTGCCAAATAGGACACTGTCAGTCAACAGTTTGGACGTTTTAGGATCTTGTCTTCTTTGTGGAACTGATGCAGAAGCAATTTATGTTACTAGACAACTTTTCTCATGA